The following proteins are encoded in a genomic region of Arachis stenosperma cultivar V10309 chromosome 4, arast.V10309.gnm1.PFL2, whole genome shotgun sequence:
- the LOC130975837 gene encoding uncharacterized protein LOC130975837 — MKSPGCVKDVQRLAGRLTSLSRFLGASATKALPFFNLMKKGMAFEWTPACEEAFQHFKEILAAPPVLGKPRDGEPLYLYLAITSEALAAVLVREDGRTQQPVYFISRALQGAELRYSKLEKLALALLTSSRRLKQYFQSHQVVVRTDQGIRQVLQKPDLAERMMTWSIELSQYDIRYEPRRAIKAQAMADFLVEVTGDPGEDLGTRWKLHVDGASNQTFGGAGIILESPNGVVYEQSVRFEFFISNNQAEYEALIGGLALATEVGAKRLEVCSDSQVITSQVNGSYQAKDPLLQKYLEKVITRFGIPEVVISDNGTQFADKKFTEFLNGLVIPVEIGEPSPRLLLKGVEETVEKDLIDEAREMAHLTETALKQRIALRYNTKVLKRDFEPGDLVLRRNDIGLPTPGEVTE; from the exons ATGAAGAGCCCGGGCTGTGTCAAGGACGTCCAGAGGTTGGCGGGGCGATTAACATCACTTTCCCGGTTTCTCGGGGCCTCGGCGACAAAGGCCCTACCATTCTtcaacctcatgaagaaagggatggcATTTGAATGGACACCCGCGTGCGAAGAAGCCTTTCaacacttcaaggaaatcctaGCGGCACCTCCCGTTCTCGGGAAGCCAAGGGACGGGGAACCACTGTACCTGTACCTCGCTATAACAAGCGAAGCCCTGGCCGCAGTACTAGTGCGGGAGGACGGGAGGACCCAACAACCAGTCTACTTCATAAGCAGGGCACTACAAGGAGCAGAGTTAAGATAtagcaagttggaaaagctagccttggcACTCCTAACTTCCTCGAGAAGGTTAAAACAGTATTTCCAGAGTCACCAGGTGGTCGTCAGAACGGACCAAGGGATCCGACAAGTTCTCCAAAAACCCGACCTGGCGGAaagaatgatgacttggtccatcgaGCTCTCTCAATATGACATACGGTACGAGCCCCGGCGAGCCATCAAGGCACAGGCCATGGCAGATTTTTTGGTTGAAGTAACAGGAGACCCAGGCGAAGACTTGggtacacggtggaagctccatgtggacggagcctccaaccagacctTCGGAGGAGCCGGGATCATCCTAGAAAGTCCAAACGGGGTCGTATACGAGCAGTCGGTCAGATTCGAGTTTTTCAtctcaaacaaccaagcagaatacgaagccctcataGGAGGCTTGGCCCTAGCAACAGAGGTCGGTGCAAAAAGGCTGGAAGTATGCAGCGATTCCCAAGTCATCACTTCCCAAGTAAACGGCAGCTATCAAGCCAAGGACCCCTTGTTGCAGAAATACTTGGAAAAG gtgataacaCGGTTCGGGATACCAGAagtcgtcatctcggacaacggcACACAATTTGCCGACAAAAAGTTCACAGAATTTCTCAACGGCCTAG TAATTCCCGTGGAGATCGGAGAACCGAGCCCGCGATTGCTTTTAAAAGGAGTAGAGGAAACTGTAGAAAAGGACCTGATAGATGAAGCCCGGGAAATGGCCCATTTGACGGAAACAGCGCTAAAACAAAGAATAGCTCTgcgctacaacaccaaagtgctcaagaGGGACTTCGAGCCTGGCGACCTCGTCTTGAGACGGAACGATATCGGCTTGCCGACCCCCGGAGAAG TTACCGAATAA
- the LOC130973839 gene encoding receptor-like protein EIX2: MMMNGVVYLVLMVQLLAWTSSAAVVPSVKCIESERQALLSLKRGFNVTHDDDWLSSWGDGEQQKECCNWEGVKCSNHTGQVVMLDLHAHDYTRGSISPSLGELHHLKYLDLSGNHFTHTPSIPPFIASLTFLTHLNLSHSSFAGNIPPQLANLLFLQYLDLSSNNLVGEFPLQVTNMSSLRYLDLSYNRLNETMPPQLGNLLSLEHLDLSANAFTGTIPSQFKNLSRLQYLDLHPYSYPRYKTMSISSDLQWLSELSTMRYLSLPWVNLSGASNWQQQVSSLSHLQYLDLNGCNLVHSVLTSSFASSASLSYVDISNNSLRDASLIFPWLMNSSSSLVTLRMNDNGLTGTIPETFGNNLSSLEELNLANNELKGQIPLSLFHSCNLAYLDLSNNNLTGEFHEYIREFSRCARKPLRILDLGWNEITGILPDLSQVSSSLEVLGLDNNRLSGTIHEGIGQLSNLTVLSLGNNFLTGLISEAHFSRLSNLDTLDLSHNALAFNVSVDWIPPFDLTNIYLASCKLGPNFPTWLHTQTTIEYLDISCAGISSTVPNWFWEPLHLMLYLNISHNRFRGKIEGPILPAIVSYYVVASAFISDPLLSIDLSFNLFEGPIPAFLSTASQTFLSNNRFSIANPLLCANSTKNMRFMDLSNNDLRGELSDCWRGFESLVVLDLSNNQFYGNMPKSLGSLKNIKSIHLGGNNFSGEIPSSLNNCTQLQIFDAARNKLSGTIPSWIGDNIGKLLVLSLHSNKFHGNIPLSMCNLDELRVLDLSLNILSGSIPKCISNLSAMATLAHSNATIIHGYHYEYVDYHSTTDAVHEVFRVYNDSASLIWKGKMSKYGSTLGLLRSIDFSSNRLTGEIPTEMMSLIGLVSLNLSRNFFSGDIPPTIGQLKSIDSLDLSRNHLSGTIPSQLAQIDRLSVLDLSYNDLSGEIPLGTQLQTRDASAYEGNPKLCGAPLNNTCPIHGHQISEHGADGDDDEQFVSEGFYIAMAAGFVMAFWGVCFSLILKKSWRYAYFKLLSDVYDKLYVFTAIKVAKFKRIISQI, from the coding sequence atgatgatgaatggTGTAGTTTATTTGGTGTTGATGGTGCAGCTACTTGCATGGACCAGCAGTGCAGCGGTGGTGCCAAGCGTGAAATGCATTGAGAGTGAAAGGCAAGCTCTGCTTTCTCTCAAACGTGGCTTCAATGTCACCCATGATGATGATTGGCTGTCTTCATGGGGAGATGGGGAGCAGCAGAAGGAGTGTTGCAACTGGGAAGGCGTCAAGTGCAGCAACCACACAGGCCAGGttgtgatgcttgatcttcatgctCATGATTACACTCGTGGATCCATAAGCCCATCACTGGGTGAGTTACATCATTTGAAGTATTTGGACCTTAGCGGTAATCACTTTACTCACACTCCATCCATCCCTCCTTTCATTGCCTCTTTAACATTTTTGACACACCTCAATCTCTCCCATTCTTCCTTCGCTGGAAACATACCCCCTCAACTGGCAAATCTTCTCTTCCTCCAGTATCTTGATCTTAGTTCCAATAATCTGGTTGGAGAATTTCCTCTTCAAGTCACAAATATGTCATCCTTGAGATATTTGGATCTTAGTTATAATAGACTTAATGAAACAATGCCACCCCAACTTGGAAATCTCTTATCCTTGGAACATCTTGATCTAAGCGCAAATGCATTCACCGGAACCATTCCTAGTCAATTCAAAAACCTTTCTCGTTTACAGTATCTTGACCTCCATCCTTATTCTTACCCCAGGTACaaaaccatgtcaataagttctgaTTTACAATGGCTATCTGAACTTTCAACCATGAGGTATCTTTCACTTCCTTGGGTGAATCTAAGTGGTGCCAGCAATTGGCAACAACAAGTGAGTAGCCTTTCTCATCTTCAATATTTAGACTTGAATGGTTGCAATCTTGTTCATTCCGTGCTCACTTCATCATTTGCATCGTCCGCTTCTCTGTCATATGTGGACATCTCTAACAACTCTCTAAGGGATGCATCCTTGATATTCCCATGGTTAATGAATTCCAGTAGTAGCCTTGTTACTCTCAGAATGAATGATAATGGTTTAACAGGAACCATTCCAGAAACATTCGGGAACAACTTGAGCTCCCTGGAGGAGTTAAATCTTGCAAATAATGAGCTCAAAGGCCAAATACCTCTATCCTTGTTTCATAGTTGTAATTTGGCATACCTTGACCTATCCAACAACAACTTGACAGGGGAGTTCCATGAATATATTCGAGAGTTTTCTCGTTGTGCTCGTAAACCCTTGCGAATCTTGGATCTGGGATGGAATGAAATTACGGGGATACTGCCTGACCTCTCACAGGTTTCTTCATCTTTGGAAGTGTTAGGACTTGATAACAACAGGTTAAGTGGAACCATACATGAAGGTATTGGACAACTATCCAACTTAACTGTCTTAAGCCTTGGGAATAACTTCCTGACAGGTTTGATATCTGAAGCTCATTTCTCAAGACTTTCCAATCTTGACACTTTGGATTTGTCTCATAATGCATTGGCTTTTAATGTTAGCGTCGATTGGATTCCCCCTTTCGATTTAACTAACATTTATTTGGCCAGTTGCAAGTTGGGGCCTAACTTTCCAACCTGGCTTCATACCCAAACGACGATTGAGTATTTGGATATTTCCTGTGCTGGAATTTCTAGCACTGTTCCAAATTGGTTTTGGGAACCCCTTCATCTTATGTTGTATTTGAATATTTCTCACAACCGTTTTCGAGGAAAAATTGAAGGCCCAATTCTACCAGCTATTGTTTCTTATTATGTGGTTGCATCAGCTTTTATTTCTGACCCACTTCTTTCAATTGATTTAAGCTTCAATTTATTTGAAGGCCCGATTCCAGCATTCCTTTCAACTGCTTCACAAACTTTTTTGTCCAATAACAGATTTTCAATTGCAAATCCTCTTTTATGTGCAAACTCGACCAAAAACATGAGATTTATGGATTTGTCAAACAACGACCTTAGAGGAGAACTTTCGGATTGTTGGAGGGGTTTTGAGTCATTGGTCGTCCTAGATTTATCCAATAACCAGTTTTATGGAAACATGCCAAAGTCTTTGGGGTCATTGAAAAATATCAAGTCAATACATTTAGGAGGGAATAATTTTTCAGGAGAGATACCATCATCCTTGAATAATTGCACACAACTACAAATTTTTGATGCTGCACGTAATAAGTTGTCGGGAACAATACCAAGCTGGATTGGGGATAATATTGGAAAGCTACTTGTACTTAGCTTACATTCCAATAAGTTTCATGGAAACATTCCATTAAGCATGTGCAATCTCGATGAACTTCGTGTCTTGGACCTCTCTCTAAATATTCTGTCTGGCAGTATACCTAAATGCATAAGTAATCTGTCTGCTATGGCCACTCTAGCACATTCAAATGCAACCATTATTCATGGCTATCATTATGAATATGTCGATTATCATAGCACTACTGACGCTGTACATGAAGTTTTCAGAGTTTATAATGATAGCGCATCATTGATATGGAAAGGAAAAATGTCAAAATATGGAAGCACTCTGGGATTGTTGAGAAGTATTGATTTCTCCAGCAACAGGTTGACAGGGGAAATACCAACTGAGATGATGAGTCTTATTGGCTTGGTTTCTTTAAAtctttcaagaaacttttttaGTGGAGACATCCCTCCAACTATTGGACAACTGAAATCAATAGATTCTCTTGATCTATCCAGAAATCATTTGTCAGGAACAATTCCTTCACAACTTGCTCAGATAGATCGTCTCAGTGTTCTGGACTTGTCATACAATGATTTATCCGGAGAAATCCCACTTGGCACGCAACTTCAAACCAGGGATGCTTCTGCTTATGAAGGAAATCCAAAACTTTGTGGTGCTCCCCTCAACAATACTTGTCCCATTCATGGTCACCAGATCAGTGAACATGGTgctgatggtgatgatgatgaacaaTTTGTAAGCGAGGGGTTCTACATTGCTATGGCTGCTGGATTTGTTATGGCATTTTGGGGAGTGTGCTTCTCATTGATTTTGAAGAAATCTTGGAGATATGCTTATTTCAAGTTGTTGAGTGATGTCTATGACAAGCTCTATGTATTTACAGCGATCAAGGTGGCCAAATTCAAAAGGATCATATCTCAAATATGA